A window of Belonocnema kinseyi isolate 2016_QV_RU_SX_M_011 chromosome 9, B_treatae_v1, whole genome shotgun sequence contains these coding sequences:
- the LOC117180041 gene encoding uncharacterized protein LOC117180041 isoform X1: protein MPGKVVFAVLLTIATLFSTSFPDVAIVTDPNETAYVNCLRNCSTNENNPFCIQYFTQIVGVGNQEFSCLNRCGAGQLCNNKVYKILECKNLYNFLLIFFYFLVPIYKVYYGKL, encoded by the exons ccaTCGCAACTTTATTCTCCACTTCCTTTCCAGATGTCGCTATCGTTACTGATCCG aaTGAAACAGCATATGTCAACTGTTTAAGAAATTGCTCT acaaatgaaAATAACCCATTTTGTATacaatattttacacaaattgtGGGTGTGGGCAATCAGGAATTCTCTTGCCTCAACAGATGCGGAGCAGGTCAGTTGTGTAAcaataaagtatataaaattctagaatgcaaaaatttgtataactttttgTTAATATTCTTTTACTTTCTAGTACCAATCTACAAGGTATATTACGGAAAACTAtag